The proteins below come from a single Tachypleus tridentatus isolate NWPU-2018 chromosome 13, ASM421037v1, whole genome shotgun sequence genomic window:
- the LOC143240430 gene encoding uncharacterized protein LOC143240430: MPCKEGVCVVDDHRKSPQKEIFRPECVEELVAAIKHNLQLKARPCHVLHGKQRRSSPYSVPVRSVSKPKSCDNTASPLKCSEFSYRTCAKTKSSHSTYNTASPYDLLQELLRNGNLIKEAVSRLACEPNKKTNFYDSESDEAYRSPLVIDL, translated from the coding sequence atGCCATGCAAGGAAGGTGTTTGTGTTGTGGATGATCACAGAAAATCTCCCCAGAAGGAAATATTTAGGCCAGAATGTGTGGAAGAGCTTGTTGCCGCAATAAAACACAACCTTCAGCTCAAAGCCAGACCCTGCCACGTTTTGCATGGGAAACAAAGGAGATCGTCACCTTACAGCGTTCCAGTTCGAAGTGTGAGTAAGCCTAAATCATGTGACAACACAGCCTCACCTCTGAAATGTTCAGAGTTTTCTTACAGGACTTGTGCCAAAACAAAATCATCGCATTCCACTTATAATACTGCAAGTCCGTATGATCTCTTACAAGAACTGTTGAGAAACGGAAATCTTATCAAAGAAGCTGTAAGCAGATTAGCTTGTGAAcctaacaaaaaaacaaacttttatgatTCAGAATCTGACGAGGCATATAGAAGTCCTCTCGTGATAGATTTGTAA